The Silvanigrella paludirubra genome contains a region encoding:
- the kdsA gene encoding 3-deoxy-8-phosphooctulonate synthase: MSSINNNKFPGNWDGKITENITLSRKKPVIIAGPCMLESISLGLEVGNFLKNKCEKLNLPYVFKSSYDKANRTSATSVRGPGINTGLEWLKQIKKELNVPILTDVHSSEQALEAGKFVDIIQIPAFLCKQRELLVAAASTNKVIQIKKGQWVSAEEMIEVAHFIQNCGNSKIILVERGTCFGYNNLVVDFRNLVDMNKEGHAVIFDATHAVQLPGASNGKSSGLRHMVHPLTRAAVAIGVEGIFMEVHKDPSCALSDADTQLTMEMADAILEDIAKMINES; this comes from the coding sequence ATGTCATCAATAAATAATAATAAGTTCCCAGGAAATTGGGATGGTAAAATTACGGAAAACATTACATTATCAAGAAAAAAACCTGTTATTATTGCAGGTCCTTGTATGCTTGAATCTATATCGTTAGGTCTTGAAGTCGGAAACTTTTTAAAAAATAAATGTGAAAAATTAAACCTCCCTTATGTATTTAAAAGTAGTTATGACAAAGCAAATAGAACAAGTGCAACGAGTGTTCGAGGACCTGGAATAAATACGGGACTTGAATGGTTAAAACAAATTAAAAAAGAACTTAATGTTCCTATTTTAACTGATGTTCATTCAAGTGAACAAGCATTAGAAGCAGGTAAATTTGTAGATATAATACAAATTCCAGCTTTTCTTTGTAAACAACGAGAGCTTCTTGTTGCGGCAGCAAGTACGAATAAAGTGATTCAAATAAAAAAAGGCCAATGGGTTTCAGCTGAAGAAATGATAGAAGTTGCTCATTTTATTCAAAACTGTGGCAATTCAAAAATAATCCTTGTAGAACGTGGCACCTGTTTTGGCTATAATAACCTTGTGGTCGACTTTAGAAACCTTGTTGATATGAATAAAGAAGGCCATGCTGTTATATTTGATGCCACTCACGCTGTGCAACTACCAGGTGCTTCAAATGGAAAATCATCCGGCCTTCGCCATATGGTTCACCCTCTCACAAGAGCAGCCGTAGCAATCGGAGTAGAAGGAATTTTTATGGAAGTCCATAAAGATCCATCATGCGCATTATCAGATGCAGATACACAACTCACCATGGAAATGGCCGACGCCATTCTTGAAGACATTGCTAAAATGATAAATGAATCTTAA
- a CDS encoding SGNH/GDSL hydrolase family protein — protein sequence MSHSSSLFLKNSFLCFSGILFSNSLFASEPIYPKMKFSNSGYYIACYYYDTKKGLDNDNPNLMYPSLEVLTFGARKNYAWAVNGDSIISSWTKLTGKIQDGFFLEEKYSYDDIVTKCNFAIQKLNSSYKLYEFKASTSDFDGYEYPIQFAKAEKPNSKIKQIVLFGDSLSDPGNLKRWAKIMPFFPFWNGRFTDGYVWNDYLTERTHLPVLNFSYGGAKTDGTNDAFANNIPTSFITAARNLFTGSSKYYVNSYMNSYLTNDSYYSTNQKLTNTTETLFVFWIGANDFLEKFENNQPAHVIFDNPDSVGGVNYIYKRAVDNIINQIKMLNNIGAYHFMILNLPDIGKTPAIVTSNYNKYSDDLKNKNEFSLKMTEAIQKYNFYLATSLNLLKGSLGNKINIKTLDIASDFEKLMNNKNILNDSSYDYGFTKMDTKYKVPGANLNYIQDFCYNGGYYKAALTQIGKETNIFANKNNSCVDENGNRTKLALFWNSPHPSSYTHCWVAYALEKQLNDNFLINTSLENLDSYKNYCLSKLN from the coding sequence ATGTCGCATTCGTCATCTTTGTTTCTCAAAAATTCGTTTTTATGTTTTTCAGGAATATTATTTTCAAATTCTCTTTTTGCAAGCGAACCTATTTATCCAAAAATGAAATTTTCAAATTCGGGTTATTATATTGCTTGTTATTATTATGATACAAAAAAAGGGTTAGATAATGATAATCCTAATCTTATGTATCCAAGTCTTGAAGTTCTAACTTTTGGAGCGAGAAAAAACTATGCATGGGCAGTAAATGGAGATTCAATAATCTCAAGTTGGACTAAGTTAACAGGAAAAATTCAGGACGGATTTTTTTTAGAGGAAAAATACTCCTATGATGATATTGTTACAAAATGTAATTTTGCAATTCAAAAATTAAATTCTTCTTATAAATTATATGAATTTAAAGCTTCTACTTCTGATTTTGACGGCTATGAATATCCCATTCAATTTGCTAAAGCAGAAAAACCTAATTCAAAAATAAAACAAATCGTATTATTTGGAGACAGTCTTTCTGACCCTGGAAATTTAAAGAGATGGGCTAAAATTATGCCCTTTTTTCCATTCTGGAATGGACGTTTTACCGATGGTTATGTTTGGAATGATTACCTTACAGAAAGAACGCATTTACCTGTTTTAAATTTTTCCTATGGTGGTGCTAAGACTGATGGAACAAACGATGCTTTTGCCAATAATATTCCAACATCATTTATAACAGCAGCAAGAAATTTATTTACAGGAAGTTCAAAATATTATGTAAACTCTTATATGAATTCTTATTTAACCAATGATTCTTATTATAGTACGAATCAAAAATTGACGAATACAACAGAAACTCTTTTTGTATTTTGGATTGGAGCTAATGATTTTTTAGAAAAATTTGAAAATAACCAGCCTGCACATGTTATTTTTGATAATCCAGATTCCGTTGGTGGGGTAAATTATATATATAAAAGAGCTGTAGATAATATTATTAACCAAATAAAAATGTTAAATAATATTGGTGCCTATCATTTTATGATTTTAAATTTACCTGATATTGGAAAAACTCCAGCAATTGTAACTTCAAATTATAATAAATATTCAGATGATTTAAAAAATAAAAATGAATTTTCTTTAAAAATGACAGAAGCAATTCAAAAATATAATTTTTATTTGGCAACCTCTTTGAATTTATTAAAAGGTAGTCTTGGGAATAAAATTAATATTAAGACACTAGATATTGCTTCCGATTTTGAAAAACTTATGAATAACAAAAATATTTTAAATGATTCATCGTATGATTATGGATTTACTAAAATGGATACAAAATATAAAGTTCCAGGAGCAAATTTAAATTATATTCAAGATTTTTGCTATAATGGTGGTTATTATAAAGCAGCATTGACACAAATTGGTAAAGAAACAAATATTTTTGCTAATAAAAATAATTCATGTGTTGATGAAAATGGAAATAGAACAAAATTAGCTCTATTTTGGAACTCACCGCATCCATCCTCTTATACACATTGCTGGGTAGCTTATGCTTTAGAAAAACAATTAAATGATAACTTTCTTATTAATACAAGTTTGGAAAATTTAGATAGTTATAAAAACTATTGTCTATCCAAATTAAATTAA
- a CDS encoding amino acid ABC transporter ATP-binding protein, which translates to MSQEVVVSLKNVNKIFYSKNKEHHVLKGINFEVKQGEVVALIGPSGSGKSTCLRTINALETISSGNVEVCGINYRDSKQSLHMIRRNTGMIFQRFELFPHMSALENVALGPNLVLGKSKDESLQIASDLLKRVGLSAHSEKFPRGLSGGQQQRVAIARALAINPKVLLCDEPTSALDPELVDEVVDILVDIAKGGMTMIVVTHELYFAQKVSHRTMFLESGLIVEQGDTKEMFASPKTERLQTFLKRITHQS; encoded by the coding sequence ATGTCTCAAGAAGTAGTAGTTAGTTTAAAAAATGTAAATAAAATATTTTATTCAAAAAATAAAGAGCATCATGTTCTTAAAGGTATTAATTTTGAAGTAAAACAAGGTGAGGTTGTTGCTCTTATTGGTCCTTCAGGGAGTGGAAAGAGCACCTGCTTGCGCACAATTAATGCTCTTGAAACAATCTCCTCTGGAAACGTTGAAGTTTGCGGAATTAACTACCGCGATTCAAAACAATCTTTGCACATGATACGCCGAAATACGGGAATGATTTTCCAAAGATTTGAGTTATTTCCTCATATGTCTGCGCTTGAAAATGTAGCATTAGGACCAAACTTAGTTTTAGGCAAGTCCAAAGATGAATCCTTACAAATTGCTTCCGATTTATTAAAACGTGTAGGTTTATCCGCCCACTCAGAAAAATTTCCAAGAGGATTGTCTGGAGGGCAGCAACAGCGTGTTGCTATTGCTAGAGCATTAGCGATTAATCCAAAAGTTTTATTATGTGATGAGCCGACAAGTGCACTTGATCCTGAGCTTGTTGATGAAGTCGTAGACATTTTGGTAGATATTGCTAAAGGCGGCATGACTATGATTGTTGTTACTCATGAGCTTTATTTTGCACAGAAAGTATCACACCGTACTATGTTTTTAGAAAGTGGTCTTATTGTCGAGCAGGGAGATACAAAAGAAATGTTTGCTTCCCCTAAAACAGAAAGGCTTCAGACCTTTTTAAAAAGAATCACTCATCAGTCTTAA
- a CDS encoding amino acid ABC transporter permease, translated as MPDKKLPIYYSFLSSFLILLLAAVLVRSFYQLDYSWDFSVLAPYIWLPTTEGGGPGLFLKGLWITIKMSFEAIIFGTILGVIFGMLLTTQEKIAKFAALFYVDVFRNTPVLVQLYVAYFIVGTAFNLSGAVAGVLTMSLFCSAYVAEIFRGTIANFEKGQIDAAKALGLSPFQIARKVIAPQALRNMLPPLIGQFVSLIKDSSLLSVVAIPELTKEAQNAVTVTFRSFETWFFIALLYFVVNTLVSSLGRYLEKRLSVSLKH; from the coding sequence ATGCCAGATAAAAAATTACCCATATATTATTCATTCCTTTCTTCTTTTCTTATTCTGCTGTTAGCTGCTGTACTTGTTCGTAGTTTTTATCAATTAGATTATAGCTGGGATTTTTCGGTTTTAGCTCCTTATATTTGGTTACCAACTACAGAAGGTGGCGGTCCTGGTCTTTTTCTAAAAGGGCTTTGGATTACAATAAAAATGAGTTTTGAGGCCATCATATTTGGTACTATTCTTGGTGTCATATTTGGTATGCTCCTTACAACTCAAGAAAAAATTGCTAAATTTGCTGCCCTATTTTACGTAGATGTTTTTAGAAATACGCCTGTGCTTGTGCAACTATATGTTGCCTATTTTATTGTTGGTACAGCTTTTAATCTCTCTGGTGCAGTTGCCGGTGTTTTAACAATGAGCTTATTTTGTTCTGCTTATGTTGCTGAAATATTTAGGGGTACAATTGCTAACTTTGAAAAAGGACAGATCGATGCCGCAAAAGCGTTGGGTTTAAGTCCATTTCAAATAGCTAGAAAAGTCATAGCACCTCAAGCTTTGAGAAATATGCTTCCTCCTTTAATTGGACAATTTGTTTCCTTAATAAAAGATAGTTCTTTGCTTTCGGTTGTAGCAATTCCTGAATTAACTAAAGAAGCCCAAAATGCGGTAACAGTAACATTTAGAAGTTTTGAAACTTGGTTTTTTATTGCGTTACTCTATTTTGTTGTAAATACATTAGTGAGTTCATTGGGGCGTTACCTTGAAAAAAGATTGAGCGTGAGTCTCAAACATTAA
- a CDS encoding transporter substrate-binding domain-containing protein, translating into MTSSTSSGLRPTACRTLITFALCALSSIGYLSKSYAAEKSILETIKKDGILKVCSESGYLPLEMKTASGKWIGFDPEMMEAFAKHLGVKLIISDTKWDGIIPSLLTGKCDMIASSMARTKEREKAVTFSDPYYDNKFLIAVKDTPDNRKNYKSLEDFNKSGIKIAVKTGSAPDLYLQDTKSLNKAQIMRFDADADTVNAVLGGRSNAFIYDTPYVKLAALNNPGKIYIVPQGFNGDQFSVAMRKKDQELAISFNKFLAEWKKIGGYDKAMKYYFDSQEWLTLLDK; encoded by the coding sequence ATGACGAGCTCGACTTCTTCTGGGCTAAGGCCCACAGCGTGCCGCACATTAATTACTTTTGCTCTTTGTGCGTTATCATCAATAGGATATTTATCTAAATCATATGCAGCTGAGAAATCGATACTTGAAACCATTAAAAAGGATGGTATATTAAAAGTTTGCTCAGAATCTGGGTACTTACCTCTTGAAATGAAAACAGCGTCTGGAAAATGGATTGGATTTGATCCTGAAATGATGGAAGCTTTTGCTAAACATCTAGGGGTAAAATTAATTATATCAGATACAAAATGGGATGGAATTATTCCTTCTCTATTAACCGGAAAATGTGACATGATCGCCTCTTCGATGGCGAGAACAAAAGAACGTGAAAAAGCTGTTACCTTTAGTGATCCTTATTATGACAATAAATTTTTAATTGCAGTAAAAGATACCCCTGATAATCGTAAAAATTATAAATCATTAGAGGACTTTAATAAATCAGGAATTAAAATTGCAGTTAAAACAGGCTCTGCTCCCGATCTTTATTTACAAGACACAAAAAGTTTAAATAAAGCACAAATAATGAGATTTGATGCTGATGCTGACACAGTAAATGCAGTTCTAGGTGGCCGCTCAAATGCGTTTATTTATGATACTCCTTATGTAAAACTTGCAGCATTAAATAATCCTGGGAAAATTTACATTGTACCGCAAGGCTTTAATGGAGATCAATTCAGTGTAGCCATGCGTAAAAAAGATCAAGAATTAGCTATTAGTTTTAATAAATTTTTAGCTGAGTGGAAAAAAATAGGCGGTTATGATAAGGCCATGAAATATTATTTTGACAGCCAGGAGTGGTTAACTCTTCTTGATAAATAA
- a CDS encoding PolC-type DNA polymerase III, whose amino-acid sequence MVSPFQNSIFHFILSRKDKFVSSPIAIMGGVSGSRFHGNEKIEELPIVIFDFETTGLDTRSSRIIEIGAIKYQNKKEIARFSHLINPGIPLSPEITRITGIEDHMLEGKPDFQTILPEFHDFLRGCVGLAHNAEFDIGMLFHESNRLGISCDYTIFCTLKMARALVKIERRNLDALAQHFGLTFESRHRSIGDILVTAGVFWRMLEENPALKTISDLSPYREEMPGK is encoded by the coding sequence ATGGTATCACCTTTTCAAAATAGTATTTTTCATTTTATCCTGTCGCGAAAAGACAAATTTGTTTCTTCGCCGATTGCTATTATGGGTGGAGTTAGTGGATCTCGATTTCATGGCAATGAAAAAATCGAAGAACTTCCTATTGTTATTTTTGACTTTGAAACGACCGGATTAGACACAAGAAGTTCTCGAATTATTGAAATAGGTGCTATAAAATATCAAAATAAAAAAGAAATTGCTCGTTTTTCACATTTAATAAACCCAGGAATTCCGCTTTCCCCTGAAATTACAAGGATAACAGGAATTGAAGATCATATGTTAGAAGGGAAACCTGACTTTCAAACTATTTTACCTGAATTTCATGATTTTTTAAGAGGATGTGTTGGATTAGCTCATAATGCTGAATTTGATATTGGGATGCTATTTCATGAATCAAATAGATTGGGTATTTCTTGTGACTATACTATTTTTTGTACTTTAAAAATGGCAAGAGCTCTTGTAAAAATTGAAAGGCGAAATCTTGACGCTCTGGCACAACACTTTGGATTGACCTTTGAATCAAGACACCGTTCTATTGGCGACATTTTAGTTACAGCAGGCGTTTTTTGGCGTATGCTTGAAGAAAATCCTGCATTAAAGACCATTTCGGATCTTTCTCCTTACCGAGAAGAAATGCCAGGAAAATAA
- a CDS encoding LysR family transcriptional regulator, with the protein MQELQDIYRLQAFVTVVQEGSLSSAVNKLHITQPALSARLKLLEESLGCALLKRTARGVRLTSMGKLVYGISVDILKRMNQLQTTVRNHLELREGFVHLGGGATAVAGVFPDAISEFRKKYPQIQFTLHEKDSATVIESLHDGSVDVGLITRNPFVAPNEDPLIGLKVHAEILDTLEIIAAPENPLVQMSLSLEKMGKTLLPIHINRQPMILFESGSAIHDIIEMEFRKLGIRYRTVMTLRSTQSMIKMVEKNIGLSVVSSHSLRNEKNIQVLKVQGLKMERSILICSSLERELAPAASEFIHVLQKIYN; encoded by the coding sequence GTGCAAGAGTTACAAGATATATATAGGCTGCAAGCTTTTGTTACAGTTGTTCAAGAAGGTTCCTTATCTTCAGCTGTGAATAAACTTCACATTACTCAGCCAGCTTTGTCAGCAAGACTAAAACTTTTAGAAGAAAGTCTTGGTTGTGCCTTATTAAAACGAACAGCGCGCGGTGTGCGTCTTACCTCTATGGGTAAATTGGTCTATGGAATTTCTGTAGATATTTTAAAAAGAATGAATCAATTACAAACAACAGTGAGAAATCATTTAGAGCTTCGTGAAGGTTTTGTACATTTGGGAGGAGGAGCAACAGCTGTTGCTGGCGTTTTTCCAGATGCCATTTCTGAATTTCGAAAAAAATATCCACAAATCCAATTTACTTTGCATGAAAAAGATTCCGCAACTGTGATAGAGTCCCTTCATGATGGATCAGTTGATGTTGGATTAATTACAAGAAATCCCTTTGTTGCACCTAATGAAGATCCCTTAATAGGATTAAAAGTTCATGCAGAAATTCTTGATACATTAGAGATCATAGCAGCGCCGGAAAATCCTTTGGTACAAATGTCACTTTCATTAGAAAAAATGGGTAAAACTTTATTACCAATTCATATCAATCGTCAGCCTATGATTTTATTTGAAAGTGGAAGCGCTATTCACGATATTATTGAAATGGAATTTCGAAAATTAGGAATACGTTATCGAACTGTAATGACATTAAGATCGACACAAAGTATGATTAAAATGGTTGAAAAAAATATTGGACTCAGCGTTGTCAGTTCACACTCCTTGCGCAATGAAAAAAATATTCAAGTTTTAAAGGTACAAGGTTTAAAAATGGAACGTTCTATTTTAATTTGCTCATCATTAGAAAGAGAACTTGCTCCAGCGGCATCCGAGTTTATTCATGTTCTTCAAAAAATTTATAACTAG